A single region of the Carassius gibelio isolate Cgi1373 ecotype wild population from Czech Republic chromosome A14, carGib1.2-hapl.c, whole genome shotgun sequence genome encodes:
- the LOC128027173 gene encoding 39S ribosomal protein L18, mitochondrial, with amino-acid sequence MALFSDVCRGVRTLLGQCQRSAATAAWIHCQSSWKYSQTAPEPEPVIRDNEAIDKTFVNRNPRNLEQMALAVKDRGWATVWPSRQYYHRLVFRRTQHHITAEVFSGDSVDPVLSCSTKEWALKRELGSTRSVAACRAVGEVLAQRCRDAGITRIVYREVPWKFRSGSNQTFWTALKEGGIMLSEQRQKFI; translated from the exons ATGGCTTTGTTCAGTGATGTTTGCCGCGGTGTTCGCACGTTGTTGGGTCAATGTCAGCGATCTGCGGCCACAGCTGCGTGGATTCACTGTCAATCAT CTTGGAAATATAGTCAGACAGCACCTGAGCCGGAACCAGTGATTAGAGATAATGAAGCCATCGATAAAACATTTGTTAACCGAAACCCAAGAAACCTGGAACAGATGGCCCTGGCAGTGAAGGACCGAGGCTGGGCTACAGTGTGGCCCTCCAGACAATATTATCACAG GTTGGTGTTCAGGCGCACACAGCATCACATCACAGCTGAGGTGTTCTCCGGTGACTCTGTAGATCCTGTGCTGTCCTGCTCCACGAAGGAGTGGGCATTGAAGCGTGAGCTGGGCTCCACACGGTCTGTAGCAGCTTGTCGTGCCGTAGGTGAGGTGCTTGCTCAGCGGTGTCGGGACGCAGGGATCACAAGGATTGTTTATCGAGAGGTACCGTGGAAGTTTCGCTCGGGGTCG AATCAGACATTCTGGACAGCACTGAAAGAGGGCGGCATCATGCTTAGTGAACAAAGACAAAAATTCATTTAA